A region of uncultured Anaeromusa sp. DNA encodes the following proteins:
- the rplW gene encoding 50S ribosomal protein L23 yields MENLCDVLVRPVITEKSNLLMEESKYTFIVSLKATKVEIRQAVEKMFKVQVEAVNTVRVMGKTKRMGKHEGKRPDFKKAIVKLAPGQSIAFFEGV; encoded by the coding sequence ATGGAAAACTTGTGCGACGTGCTTGTTCGTCCTGTCATCACAGAGAAAAGCAATCTGTTGATGGAGGAAAGCAAATACACCTTTATCGTATCGCTCAAAGCCACGAAGGTGGAAATCCGCCAGGCTGTGGAAAAAATGTTCAAAGTCCAGGTTGAGGCTGTGAACACAGTGCGTGTAATGGGTAAAACCAAGCGCATGGGCAAACACGAAGGGAAACGCCCCGATTTCAAGAAAGCTATCGTCAAACTGGCCCCCGGCCAGAGCATTGCGTTCTTCGAAGGGGTCTAA
- the rplD gene encoding 50S ribosomal protein L4, which produces MPKVAVYDITGKQTGEVELNDSVFAVEVNEAVLHQAVVMQMASQRQGNASTKTRGFVRGGGKKPWKQKGTGRARAGSIRSPLWVGGGTVFGPQPRSYAFSMPRKQRRLALKSALTSKVQDGELVVLEGIDFEAPKTKQVIKMMGDFNASEQKALIITADEVESVFKSARNIPSVKTITSMGLNVMDLLHYDRVFVTKEAVTRIEEVLA; this is translated from the coding sequence ATGCCGAAAGTGGCAGTATATGATATCACCGGCAAGCAAACCGGTGAAGTGGAACTGAATGATAGCGTGTTCGCTGTGGAAGTGAACGAGGCTGTGCTTCATCAAGCAGTAGTTATGCAGATGGCCAGCCAGCGTCAAGGTAATGCGTCCACGAAAACCAGAGGTTTTGTACGCGGTGGCGGCAAAAAACCCTGGAAACAAAAAGGAACCGGACGCGCTCGCGCCGGCAGCATTCGCTCTCCGTTGTGGGTCGGCGGCGGCACGGTTTTCGGACCGCAACCCCGTTCCTATGCGTTCAGCATGCCTCGCAAACAGCGTCGTTTGGCTCTTAAGTCCGCTCTGACTTCTAAAGTGCAGGACGGCGAGCTGGTGGTTCTGGAGGGCATCGATTTTGAAGCTCCCAAAACCAAACAGGTTATTAAAATGATGGGTGATTTTAATGCTTCTGAGCAGAAAGCCCTGATCATTACGGCGGATGAAGTGGAAAGCGTATTCAAGTCTGCCCGCAACATTCCGAGCGTAAAAACCATTACCAGCATGGGCCTGAATGTAATGGACCTGCTCCATTATGATCGGGTGTTCGTTACCAAAGAGGCAGTCACCCGTATTGAGGAGGTGCTGGCATAA
- the rplC gene encoding 50S ribosomal protein L3: protein MAKSILGKKLGMTQIFTEEGKVVPVTVVEAGQCVVVGNKTVENDGYNAVQLGFGAVKDKNVTKPMQGVFAKAGVTPVKFIREIRLADASEFTAGQVIGVDTFAAGEMVDVVGTAKGKGFAGGIKRHNFARGPMGHGSKSHREPGSIGPRMSGGGGKVFKGKKLPGQMGGQRVTIQRLSVVRIDTERNLILIKGAIPGPKKGLVIIKNTVKPGK from the coding sequence ATGGCAAAAAGCATTCTTGGCAAAAAACTGGGCATGACGCAGATTTTCACCGAAGAGGGGAAAGTGGTTCCGGTAACGGTAGTCGAAGCCGGACAATGCGTTGTCGTAGGAAACAAAACGGTTGAAAACGACGGCTACAATGCGGTTCAACTTGGTTTTGGAGCCGTGAAAGATAAAAACGTCACCAAGCCGATGCAGGGAGTTTTTGCAAAAGCTGGCGTGACCCCCGTAAAATTCATCCGGGAAATCCGCCTGGCGGACGCTTCCGAATTCACTGCCGGACAGGTCATTGGTGTTGACACCTTTGCAGCCGGCGAAATGGTGGACGTAGTCGGCACGGCTAAAGGTAAAGGCTTTGCAGGCGGCATCAAACGCCATAACTTTGCACGCGGACCCATGGGCCACGGTTCGAAATCGCACCGTGAACCAGGTTCTATCGGCCCTCGCATGAGCGGTGGCGGTGGTAAAGTATTCAAAGGCAAGAAATTGCCTGGACAAATGGGTGGTCAACGCGTGACCATTCAGCGTCTCAGCGTCGTTCGTATCGATACTGAGCGCAACCTGATCTTGATCAAAGGCGCCATCCCCGGCCCGAAAAAAGGTCTGGTCATCATCAAGAACACGGTGAAACCCGGCAAATAA
- the rpsJ gene encoding 30S ribosomal protein S10, with protein sequence MPKQQKIRIRLKAYDHKALDQSAAKIVETAKRTGAMVSGPIPLPTEKNVFTILRSPHVNKDSREQFEMRTHKRLIDILEPTSKTVDSLMRLDLPAGVDIEIKL encoded by the coding sequence ATGCCTAAGCAACAAAAAATCAGAATCCGCTTGAAGGCGTACGATCACAAAGCTCTTGATCAGAGCGCTGCTAAGATCGTAGAAACTGCGAAAAGAACCGGCGCCATGGTGTCCGGGCCGATTCCGCTTCCTACAGAGAAAAATGTTTTCACCATTCTGCGTTCTCCTCATGTAAATAAGGATTCGCGGGAACAATTTGAAATGCGTACGCATAAACGTTTGATTGATATCCTGGAACCGACATCCAAAACGGTAGATTCCCTCATGCGCCTCGACCTGCCGGCCGGTGTGGATATCGAAATCAAGCTGTAG